The Glycine soja cultivar W05 chromosome 15, ASM419377v2, whole genome shotgun sequence region TACAATTCATAATATATACAGATCATAATGGATTACCATTTTCCCCTTCCAATTTCATTACATAGATCAAAAACTCATTCCACGTATCAATTGGACCAGGCATGCACCAGTGAACACAGTCACTAACCGTCACATTCTTATCAACCACTTTCCCATATCTACTAGGATGCCCCATCAGGCCTCATTGCCATTACATCAGATATATCTATCAAACCAAACCGCAAACCCTTTTTCCTTGTTTCCTTTTCCGCTTCCTCAAACTCCTCCGTTTGTATCTGATGCAATGTCTCCAGAATATCCCCATTTTTATACACCCCTCTTTCTTCCATGGTAAAGGGCTTTGTTCTGTTACACATCCCACCCTCATTCCACAACCCATTCTCAAAGTGTTCCGGAGAGTGAGGCACCAAAAAAGTCAACCCCTTGAACCCGTTAAAATCTATGACAGTTCTGAAGGCAGTTCGGAATGCCCTGTTGTATCCGTAGAAGTTAAGCTCTGTCATGTTCTTCTCGCATCTTTGACACCCAACAACTTCCCCATTTTCATAGAACATCAATGGTCGGAAGAACCATTGTCCAATGGAAAAATCACATggccaaaattttcaattactGGCCCATGCTCTATCTGCCTCATCTAGATAAAGCTTCGTGGCTCTGTAGAAAGAACTAGCATTGGGATCAGCATCAACGGATTTGACTAGAAAGGGAGACCACAACATCGTAAAAGTGAAATTGTAATCAGCACTGAACCACCATCTGAAAAATATGtcgtttttggatgtaaatctGGCTGTAATATCCTCCAACCTGACAGTTTCAGTATCTAGAACTACCGCAGAGATATTTGGCAAGTAACGAACGATGAAgattaaaacatattaaaaaaattgctctTACggatactaaaataaaaaagttgatgTAGTATAAAAACCAAATGATTAATTAACCCTctagtaaatgaaaaaaaaaaaggtgttattaatgattaattactTACACTATTTATGAGGCATAGCAAGGACTCCACTTGATTTCTCGCAATTGAGTCTCCAACAAAAGCCATTGACTTTCCCTTGACAAGTTTCAAGAAATGAGATGCATCAAACAGAAGAAGCTCAGTTCATGGGCCTTCCGTCTCCATTTGAGGAACTCTCTGTCGGGTCTTCCGTGCATGAAGCAGTTCTACTTGTCCGTTCTGAAAGGGCAGGTTTCATTGCTGTAGTAAGATTCTTTAGGATAAGGAGTCCAATTTCCAAGAAAATATGTTGCATCTCTTTGTTTCTTTGGTCTCCAACCTACTGGCATATATCTTGGAAGATGATTGATTTGAGGTTTTGATGAGAGGAAGAAGGAGCACGATAACAAGCAAAGTGAGTGGTAATAGGAACACATTGAACATATAATCCCTTGCCTCAAATTTCAGGGCTTACCCAACACCTGAATTAATCAATAACCGCTGTGCTGAATAACTTCTACCGTTCTACCGTAGTGCTACTCTGAAGGTGTTTATAGCAGTTAACCAGTTTTTGTTACCTATTATTATTAGTTCAGGTTTCTGTCCTGACTTATTAAGCAATGCTGCTATAGTACTATGGAACTGAGGAAGCTTCAACTTGCACAAATAACACTTAAAATTTAGaatagtaataaatttattaataaaatttggaGCGTGTTACATGTTCGCTGGACTTGGCTCGATGGGTAAAGCGCAGACCTTTTGTTTATTACAGTACTTTCATGAAGTagtattttttacaaataatatcCAGTGTGTTTTCgaatattgattaagaaattaaaaaatttattaaatatgtaaaattatattttttatgatttttataataaatattttttttctgcacTAATTACACATGTTGTTAATATCAAACTAGGATTTATTACTAATTTGCTCCTAAACTGCTTATTGCCGCAATCATAGTCAGTCCTATTATTGTCTTGGTTATTGCAATGGCGCTCTGTTCTGAACTGCTCAAACACTGACCCTAATTATACTGCCAGATCAAAACACtccatataataatatatttagcaCGTGTTACATGAAGAATATCGAGGGTCTTGCCTGTATTTTTGTTTCCTGTATGCTTGATGCATATAAATTCTTTTCGTCTATCTTTCGTAATCGATGGTTCTAATTGAAATACCTTATAAGATAGTAGCATTTTTCTTCCCAGAGATTCAAATTGTGCAGTGCTTGATTGTATTACTTTCATTTTGAAATACTAAAATATACTACCAagttttttcttgaaatttattttttataaaaaaaaaaatcatttcattttGTAACCCATATAGGATACTCAGAAAACGAGTAGAGGAAGAAagataaaaccaaaaataattaatatttttatattataaattgataaatactaaacagttttaaaaatcaatgGAACGATACTGGTTTAACGAAAAGAGCTCTAAGGAGCAGTTGAGTTGATTAGGTTCTTATgtcaatc contains the following coding sequences:
- the LOC114386645 gene encoding protein trichome birefringence-like 19, which gives rise to MFYENGEVVGCQRCEKNMTELNFYGYNRAFRTAFRTVIDFNGFKGLTFLVPHSPEHFENGLWNEGGMCNRTKPFTMEERGVYKNGDILETLHQIQTEEFEEAEKETRKKGLRFGLIDISDVMAMRPDGAS